DNA from Daucus carota subsp. sativus chromosome 1, DH1 v3.0, whole genome shotgun sequence:
TGAACGGAAAGAACACCTAGGAAGTATGTTATTACCTGAAGGTGCAAGATGTTCCTGTGCAATATTCTGGCTGACCTTGCTCCTGTTATTCCCTGAAAATGCTGCCATTGGGTCTGTGGAGTAACCAAACCTCTGAGGACATGATTCTTGGTTAGTTGCAGCTGTTTGAAGCAATGGATTAGGGAGGCCTTGTGTCTGAGAAGAATTCCCACCTTTACTATCTGCACCACTCTGAGCAGCTTCCATTCGCATTGCTTTCAGCctttctcttctcttttttaATTCCTCCATTCAACCGGAATTAATAATTATCCAATTTACTCAGATATTGCAAAGTGACATAGCCAATTAACCACCAAAACCAAAAGtaattataaacaataaaactgTGTCAAGAAACACACCTAAGCAACTTTCTTATAAAAAATGCAAACTTATCTATGATTCAAGTGATGCCCGGCATTGTAAAACAGAAATCCGCAGGCTTGCATGACTACATAACCGTACTTTTTTCTTGGGTTGTTCatcttataaattattagaCAACGTCCCTCAATTTTTCATAGCCTTGCCATACAAAATAAAAGAGGAAATCAGCTTGGAATAGTTTGACCATCAAATTTTACATTTGTAATAACGTCAAAGAACTGCATACATGCATGGGGAAGGACATAGCTGAAGTGGACTCTTTCCATTTACCTTGATTATTTACTTAATTAGTAGCCTTGCCGTGGCAATCTCCTTATAAAGAGAGAAAAATTAGTTTCTGTGTCAGGGATACATCATCATCTCTTCTACTCCTAATTTGACGCATACGTGCTTGTATTAAAAATGGATCACCGAGAAGTAactattaataaaaatcttGCACAAAGCATAATCAGTATAATTATATGATAGTAATACATAGCAAGGCGTCTAGGACTTTAAATTATGCATCTTATTAGAATAGAAACATGAATAAAATCATGCATCTTGTTAAAAAAGAAACATGAATGATTACCAGAAAGATTCAGATATAAAACCCTTCTCTTTTGAACCTATTTCACATCGACTCTGCTTCAAGATATAGACTGCTCTATCTTTGAAATTTTGGAAATAAAAGAGACCAAGAGAATAGTAAAGAAGGCAATTCAAGGCAACTGCagaatacatacatacatactaTATTATCTTTATCAGATATAATTCTATGATCCGACAAATTAACATCATATAACCTTTATGATAAATTAGGAGAACCATCATATACTCTCtataatcttataattatatacataatagaagttaataattagataaaaatgaatATCTATAATAGATTTATATGAAGCAGACAAATTGTACGATCTAGCActtttaaatagaaaaatacGGAAGAATGTTTTGGGTTAcgacaaaaaattatttagtaaGAAATAAgaatgatcaaataaaaaaggATCAGAAATCGATCATATATTTTACCATTCTATGCTAAAAACAGAGTTAACACCAGACCCATGGGAACTGGCTTGAGACCTctgtagcattattaaaatagttaCCGGCCAATAGCAAGTTATGTCTTATATTTCTGTTATACTGAAAAAGAACAACTTTAAATATATAGAATTAGCATACATGTGTGATAAACCACGAGTCCATTATCTAAGCTGATAGTTGCAACCAGATCACTGAATCAAAACTTAAGATATAAGAAATCAGGCCACGAATCAACATATATCAAGAAATGAGATGTAGCACTACCCTCTCAAGcaattatacaaaaaataaagaaaaagagaacACAAATCTTCTCATTCAAGATAGATGCATGACCAATTTCTACATCGctattattttcataattacATTCATAATATGCAACTGGTCATAAGCAACAGTAAAATAATGAATAACATTAGCAATGATCAAATCAGTGAACCAAAAGAGCAACAATCaaagtaataaataataatgtaCCACAATGAGGTAAGAACTCTAATCCCTGTGAAGAAGGCTAGCATTATAGGTAAATGCAATTGACCTCATCTTCGATTCCTTAAAATGGTTCTTAGTGCcaagaaaatgatttgattggaGGAAGTAGGATGTTGTCTTTACTCATATAAATAATGCAGTTTGCAAGTTAATCAGAGCATACAGTTGTACATTGAAGGAAATGAACAGTTTAGAAAATACCAAATTTGTCCCACAATCTTCAATTTTGGCGTCATATAAATGTAAGACACAAAACAACAACATCCCAGCTCAATCAGCAtaattttcttttccctttgCTCCAACCAGTTAGGGTCCTTGGCAGTTGCTGCACACCAGTCCATGTGATAGGCaccaaaaaaataatgaaattattaGGACAACAATATTTCATAGAGTTGAATGTAAATCGAACAAAGAGTAAAATTCAGAAATTTCATAGTGTCACTGCACTAAAAAGTCATGTTGCCTAAATGAGATGTTTGCTCAAATTCTTATGCAGTGCCTACCAGTAATGGTTCCTGGTTGGTGATTAAATAGTAATCAGATACCAACATATATGATAAGGATGTAAACTAATcattaatccatttgtgaaggTCAAACAAAATTCATTAGAAAAATGTATATCTTTTAGTTTAGAGTTGTAGTCGATCTATCACTCtatttaataataaacaaaaaagtTTAGATACCATAAAGTAGAAATAAACATGTAACGCTATTTAGATACCTGGATATTAACAAAAGATCAGAAGCACTCAATATTCCATACCTTACgaagtcaaatttattctatgtactacaaaataaaatacatgGTGAAGACCTTGGGATGTATATCCTCTTCCGTCAAGAGGCTACGGTCACAATTGAggtatttgaattttattttgtcaatgtAGAGCATCATGATTTTCTTTCACCTC
Protein-coding regions in this window:
- the LOC135150777 gene encoding uncharacterized protein LOC135150777, whose amino-acid sequence is MRMEAAQSGADSKGGNSSQTQGLPNPLLQTAATNQESCPQRFGYSTDPMAAFSGNNRSKVSQNIAQEHLAPSVQQITPWPLPSQGKYQQQESVWSPMGMVRPSGMQPGTPHGAWNGPGSTYGYNIQILS